In the Gossypium raimondii isolate GPD5lz chromosome 9, ASM2569854v1, whole genome shotgun sequence genome, one interval contains:
- the LOC105797593 gene encoding uncharacterized protein At4g14450, chloroplastic, producing MLSSPSKSSAVIDADRRQPSRLQRHAPSSIQINQVSTRNVAIPLLSPLVSSPPSFDQRMTEKREEPPRQEQKAADPKKLVFKIWQHPAGPIYYEPSPLLSSFVPA from the coding sequence ATGTTGAGTTCACCGAGTAAATCGTCCGCCGTCATCGACGCCGATCGGCGCCAGCCAAGTCGACTTCAACGGCATGCTCCATCGTCCATTCAGATTAATCAGGTTTCGACAAGGAACGTTGCTATACCTTTATTATCGCCACTAGTTTCTTCGCCTCCCTCTTTTGATCAAAGGATGACTGAGAAAAGGGAAGAGCCACCGCGTCAGGAGCAGAAGGCGGCGGACCCTAAGAAGCTTGTTTTTAAGATATGGCAGCATCCTGCGGGGCCGATTTATTATGAGCCATCGCCTTTATTATCATCTTTTGTGCCGGCTTAG